A stretch of the Campylobacter sp. 19-13652 genome encodes the following:
- a CDS encoding tetratricopeptide repeat protein: protein MKKIIAALFFLLPVITNALNIEVSTGSNSGKNYNIISIKDTEDIECVSQILAYDAHRYVCMSSAEGIGTLNDVNLNLVDIRYKKEEGRLFIVIIPKTRSKIYNTSSKLFNTEKALNNTTLKGKSFEILIDPSLDEFDPLPKKSLNFAPDFSSLLRPSIGALDLNKSPIAELNSNDIDAYLSIKKAFEADKFERVLLETDEALKRYPNSLFASEFNLLKMLSIDALLSRGDEFEDISYADIIKLAKAWLFNFPSDEAYSRVLYLLSKSYIKEGQLSDAGYTLDILLSEHKASTYSRLAQLDYADALYANGRAKDAIALYEEVLYNAKDIDTASRAALRLADTNIEKDKFDLAKQFVLKVLNANSEIFIAQQSKAISMAKAFKDKNMPDIAARIYESLLKNPNLNKNDDERILKDYGLTLIAAKESQKAYDALSKYKKDYPYGDYIEEVQKGLDGLLFDVKEADSAKLHEHYKSLIEKYQDGEIAQKAILADMKLSLEQKEYKNVLEYTQKARELKLQEGEKMLNKAALILAKDALKKRECSRVVNLVSNYEFDRLELAQFKLYDCFVQTARYADALALARAHKDDDSLIDRVEWLYRAADEELRAGDVEAALKASDDAISLGARIDHADVSNALFIRLKALLKLDKFNAAIQTINAIEQLKGEGARTLEAYDAVANYAATAKDFASSSTYSWRGIELAKKLGVKAYSPELDFIYATSLIRLSQTKDAVSWLKSMLATRLNPKDRDRAISLLGGAYLEDRQIDLAKSALNECANSNFESEFKAMCKSQLNILDIAK from the coding sequence ATGAAAAAGATTATAGCCGCCCTATTTTTCCTACTGCCTGTTATCACAAATGCACTAAATATAGAGGTATCAACTGGCTCAAACTCAGGCAAAAACTACAATATAATCAGCATAAAAGACACCGAGGATATAGAGTGCGTATCGCAGATATTAGCATATGACGCACATAGATACGTCTGTATGAGTAGCGCAGAGGGTATTGGTACACTAAATGACGTAAACTTAAACCTAGTTGATATTAGATATAAAAAAGAGGAGGGGCGGCTTTTTATAGTCATAATACCAAAGACTAGATCAAAAATTTACAACACCTCTTCAAAGCTTTTTAACACCGAAAAAGCCCTAAACAACACCACCTTAAAAGGCAAAAGCTTTGAAATTTTAATAGACCCTAGCTTAGATGAGTTTGACCCACTGCCTAAAAAAAGTCTAAACTTTGCACCAGATTTTTCATCTCTTTTGCGCCCTAGCATAGGTGCGCTTGATTTAAATAAATCCCCAATAGCAGAACTAAATAGTAACGACATAGACGCGTATTTAAGCATTAAAAAAGCCTTTGAAGCGGATAAATTTGAAAGAGTTTTATTAGAAACAGACGAAGCCTTAAAAAGATACCCAAACAGCCTATTTGCAAGCGAGTTCAACCTCTTAAAAATGCTAAGCATTGACGCACTTTTATCAAGGGGTGATGAGTTTGAAGACATAAGCTACGCAGATATAATAAAGCTAGCAAAAGCGTGGCTTTTTAACTTCCCCTCAGACGAGGCCTACTCAAGGGTGCTATATCTTTTAAGCAAATCCTACATAAAAGAGGGGCAGCTAAGCGACGCTGGCTACACCCTAGACATACTCCTAAGTGAGCACAAAGCCTCGACATACTCCCGATTAGCCCAGCTAGACTACGCTGACGCACTATACGCTAATGGCAGGGCAAAGGACGCTATAGCACTATATGAGGAGGTGCTTTATAATGCAAAAGATATCGATACCGCAAGCCGTGCCGCACTGCGCCTAGCTGACACAAATATAGAAAAGGATAAATTTGACCTAGCAAAGCAGTTTGTGCTAAAAGTACTAAATGCAAACTCAGAAATCTTTATCGCTCAACAAAGCAAAGCAATATCTATGGCAAAGGCATTTAAAGACAAAAATATGCCCGATATTGCTGCTAGGATATATGAGAGTTTGCTTAAAAATCCAAATTTAAATAAAAATGATGATGAGAGGATTTTAAAAGATTATGGGCTTACACTAATAGCTGCCAAAGAGAGTCAAAAAGCCTACGACGCACTTAGTAAATATAAAAAAGACTACCCATATGGCGATTACATCGAGGAGGTGCAAAAGGGGCTTGATGGCCTGCTTTTTGACGTAAAAGAGGCAGATAGCGCAAAGCTTCACGAGCATTACAAAAGTCTAATCGAAAAGTATCAAGACGGCGAAATAGCGCAAAAAGCGATACTAGCTGATATGAAGCTTAGCCTAGAGCAAAAAGAGTATAAAAATGTGCTTGAATACACCCAAAAAGCAAGAGAGCTAAAACTACAGGAGGGTGAGAAAATGCTGAATAAAGCCGCACTCATACTAGCCAAAGACGCCCTTAAAAAAAGAGAATGCTCAAGAGTGGTAAATCTCGTGTCAAATTACGAATTTGACAGATTAGAGTTAGCGCAGTTTAAGCTTTATGACTGTTTCGTGCAGACTGCTAGATACGCAGATGCTTTAGCCTTAGCCAGGGCACATAAAGACGATGACAGCCTAATAGATAGGGTCGAGTGGCTATACCGCGCAGCAGATGAGGAATTGCGGGCTGGCGATGTAGAAGCGGCGTTAAAAGCCAGTGATGACGCCATATCTTTAGGAGCTAGGATAGATCACGCAGATGTCTCAAACGCCCTTTTTATCAGGCTTAAAGCGCTTTTAAAGCTAGATAAATTTAACGCTGCAATTCAGACAATTAACGCAATTGAGCAGCTAAAAGGCGAGGGAGCTCGCACACTTGAAGCCTACGACGCAGTGGCGAACTACGCAGCTACGGCAAAGGATTTTGCAAGCTCATCGACATACTCATGGCGTGGGATAGAGCTGGCTAAAAAGCTTGGCGTAAAAGCATACTCGCCCGAGCTTGATTTTATCTACGCAACCTCACTTATTAGACTTTCGCAGACTAAAGACGCCGTATCGTGGCTTAAAAGCATGCTCGCTACTAGGCTAAACCCAAAAGATAGAGACAGGGCAATTAGTCTGCTTGGAGGGGCGTATTTGGAGGATAGACAGATCGATTTAGCCAAATCAGCATTAAATGAGTGCGCAAATAGCAACTTTGAGAGCGAATTTAAAGCCATGTGCAAAAGCCAGCTAAATATACTTGATATAGCCAAATAA
- a CDS encoding NADH-quinone oxidoreductase subunit N: MSFIDLNEINLEIITSSLVLFGFAGVMLLVSAFIKNLNARFFVPFSILGIILANNLYPLAGSGFYGLFNQDGFSIIAKSIIMLASILYLLLFLRLDDKKPGEFYALFLFMVGALLFMVSSFNLIFIFIALETSSLALYSLIAISSNIKATEAAIKYFSLGALSAGLFTFGAAMLYLASGSLDIATISQNISQNDLSKNMIVLLGASFLIAAMGFKLSLVPFHTWVRDVYEGASLELAGFISVVPKVAASVVAIRVFKLLNDAGVSYISLALSVLAIATMSVANIAALASKDLRSMLSYSSVSHAGFILVGVLIGSADSITALFFYWTILLFANLGAFGLLSAVKIDEGERYTHTADKFNGAIKTNPAFALCFGLFAFTLAGIPPLGLFWAKALLISTAISHSELALGIIMIINSAIAVAYYLKPVVAMFLKPNEKAIEISLSLAQKISIGVACIMVACGLAFTDGILTVFNFIITSTEVFEF; this comes from the coding sequence ATGAGCTTTATCGATTTAAATGAGATAAATTTAGAGATAATAACCTCCTCATTAGTGTTATTTGGCTTTGCTGGGGTTATGCTCTTAGTTAGCGCTTTTATTAAGAATTTAAACGCAAGATTTTTTGTGCCGTTTTCAATCCTTGGCATAATACTGGCAAATAATCTATATCCCCTAGCTGGCAGCGGCTTTTATGGGCTGTTTAATCAAGACGGCTTTAGCATTATCGCAAAATCCATTATCATGCTTGCTAGTATTTTATATCTACTTTTATTCTTACGCCTTGACGATAAAAAGCCTGGGGAGTTTTATGCGCTATTTTTATTTATGGTAGGCGCGCTTTTGTTTATGGTGAGCTCTTTTAATCTTATATTTATCTTTATTGCACTTGAGACTAGCTCACTAGCACTTTATAGCCTAATAGCCATAAGCTCAAACATAAAAGCAACTGAAGCTGCGATTAAATACTTTAGCCTTGGCGCATTAAGCGCTGGCTTATTTACCTTTGGGGCAGCCATGCTATATCTAGCCTCAGGTAGCCTAGACATAGCCACTATTAGCCAAAATATCTCACAAAATGACCTAAGTAAAAATATGATAGTACTTTTAGGGGCTAGCTTTTTAATAGCTGCTATGGGCTTTAAGCTATCACTTGTGCCGTTTCACACATGGGTGCGTGATGTGTATGAGGGGGCTAGCCTAGAGCTTGCTGGCTTTATCTCAGTAGTGCCTAAAGTCGCTGCTTCAGTTGTAGCCATTAGGGTGTTTAAGCTATTAAATGACGCTGGAGTTAGCTATATTAGCCTAGCCTTAAGCGTGCTAGCTATAGCTACCATGAGCGTGGCAAATATAGCCGCCCTAGCCTCAAAAGACCTACGCTCGATGCTCTCATATAGCTCTGTTTCTCATGCTGGTTTTATCCTAGTTGGAGTGCTTATAGGATCGGCTGATTCTATTACGGCACTATTTTTCTACTGGACGATTTTACTCTTTGCAAACCTTGGAGCCTTTGGGTTACTGAGTGCAGTCAAGATAGATGAAGGTGAGCGCTACACCCATACAGCAGATAAATTTAATGGCGCCATAAAGACAAACCCAGCCTTTGCGCTATGCTTTGGACTATTTGCATTTACTCTAGCTGGTATACCGCCACTTGGGCTTTTTTGGGCAAAAGCACTACTCATATCCACAGCCATAAGCCACTCTGAGCTAGCACTTGGCATAATAATGATAATAAACTCGGCCATAGCGGTGGCTTATTATCTAAAGCCTGTTGTAGCAATGTTTTTAAAGCCAAACGAAAAAGCTATAGAAATATCACTAAGTCTAGCTCAAAAAATCAGTATAGGGGTAGCTTGTATAATGGTCGCTTGTGGGCTTGCCTTTACAGACGGCATACTCACAGTCTTTAACTTCATAATAACATCTACTGAAGTATTCGAATTTTAA
- a CDS encoding NuoM family protein codes for MLSLIIFFPALAALLGFFIDDKNAKTYGVLAALLEFVFVLWGFGAGDFTQGYALMQSSELVSSIGVNYLVGVDGISYSLILLASLVVLISLLAAPSSKMIAVCVLAFEASMIGAFSSLDGILFYMFWELNLIPTFYLIGFYTKSKDASKAAFKFFVYGFAGSVFLLLGIIYMAYLCMEQNGNFSFSLLDWTELDIPTNAQIWLFLAFGISFAVKSPLFPFHTWLPTAHKVAPTVASMLLALKMGTYGFIRFSLPLFPDAAAYFYPVIAVLAIITIIYGAFVAFAQDDIKMTIAYSTFSHSGLVVLSIFALSYEGIAGAVYLMLAHGLVATVLFMLIGILADQRGSRKIKDFGAVAKSMPIFASVFALMMLSYIGLPLTAGFVGEFLALLAAFKLSFYYGLFGAIAIIVGAAYMLNLFREVIFNEESGFKFKDICYVKKLILLPLCAVVLVLGVYPAILLDDINIAAKDSIFKMLKNSSQSTKELIKNLNEGAAE; via the coding sequence GTGCTTAGTTTAATTATATTTTTTCCAGCCCTGGCTGCACTCTTAGGCTTTTTTATAGACGATAAAAATGCAAAGACTTACGGCGTTTTAGCGGCTTTGCTTGAGTTTGTCTTTGTGCTTTGGGGCTTTGGTGCAGGCGATTTTACTCAAGGCTATGCGCTAATGCAAAGCTCTGAGCTAGTCTCATCAATTGGGGTAAATTATCTAGTTGGAGTTGATGGCATTAGCTACTCACTTATACTTTTAGCCTCACTTGTTGTGCTTATCTCGCTTTTAGCTGCACCTAGTTCTAAGATGATTGCAGTTTGCGTTTTGGCTTTTGAGGCAAGCATGATAGGGGCGTTTTCTAGCCTTGATGGGATACTTTTTTATATGTTTTGGGAGCTAAATTTAATCCCTACTTTCTACCTCATCGGCTTTTATACAAAATCAAAAGACGCAAGTAAAGCGGCGTTTAAATTTTTCGTTTACGGCTTTGCGGGGTCTGTATTTTTACTCCTTGGCATAATCTACATGGCATACCTATGTATGGAGCAAAATGGTAACTTTAGCTTTAGTCTGCTTGACTGGACTGAGCTTGACATACCGACAAACGCTCAAATTTGGCTATTTTTAGCCTTTGGTATATCATTTGCCGTTAAAAGTCCGCTATTTCCATTTCACACTTGGCTGCCAACTGCTCACAAAGTAGCCCCAACAGTAGCGTCTATGCTTCTAGCTTTAAAAATGGGAACTTACGGATTTATCCGCTTTTCTCTACCGCTTTTTCCAGATGCGGCTGCATATTTTTATCCAGTTATAGCAGTACTTGCTATAATCACCATAATCTACGGCGCATTTGTCGCTTTTGCTCAAGATGATATAAAAATGACAATCGCCTATTCGACATTTTCACACTCTGGCTTAGTCGTACTTAGTATATTTGCGCTTAGTTACGAAGGTATTGCTGGGGCAGTTTATCTCATGCTAGCTCATGGATTAGTGGCTACTGTGCTATTTATGCTAATAGGCATACTAGCAGATCAAAGAGGTAGTAGAAAGATAAAAGACTTTGGAGCAGTCGCAAAGAGCATGCCAATCTTTGCTAGTGTGTTTGCCCTTATGATGCTCTCATATATCGGACTACCGCTTACTGCTGGCTTTGTTGGAGAGTTTTTAGCCCTTCTAGCAGCATTTAAGCTTAGCTTTTATTACGGTTTATTTGGTGCGATTGCAATTATTGTGGGTGCAGCTTATATGCTAAATTTATTCAGAGAGGTTATTTTTAACGAGGAAAGCGGCTTTAAATTTAAAGATATTTGCTATGTTAAAAAGCTTATCTTACTTCCACTTTGTGCGGTAGTTTTGGTTCTTGGGGTATATCCAGCCATATTATTAGATGATATAAATATAGCGGCTAAAGATAGTATTTTTAAGATGCTTAAAAACTCAAGCCAAAGCACCAAAGAGCTGATTAAAAACCTAAATGAAGGAGCGGCAGAATGA
- the nuoL gene encoding NADH-quinone oxidoreductase subunit L — MNTLFFTALFAPLVSAIISGAFGANRRYLALGVVSSVLVAISAVASLLLLAHVYSGFEESVGLFKFISVGSVDINYGFIIDSLSVTMMCVVGVVASVVHIYSIGYMSHDAGFNRFFSYLGLFVFSMLVLVSSDNLLGLFIGWEGVGVCSWLLIGFWYEKKSASWAANEAFLANRVADLAMLLGIFLAFTQTGSLRYEEIFASLSSIDAPTLTLIAALLFIGAMGKSAQFPFHTWLADAMEGPTPVSALIHAATMVTAGVYLVLRAHPIFELAPEVSTFIACLGAFVAIFAASMAVVEKDLKRIIAYSTLSQLGYMFVAAGLGAYWVALFHLVTHAFFKSLLFLGAGNVMHAMHDELNIHKMGGLFKFMRPTAILMAIGSVALCGIYPFAGFFSKDKILEVAFASGHSFIWAVLLAGAVLTAFYSFRLIMLVFFGKSKFSFTPHEAPNFMLVALIPLAGLAIFAGFFEHSFEHFIMLSLPKLSIDLAHDEAIKLVLITSGLVIASILFAIFAYKKEIFPPKLANTGIYKLLANAYYIPQIYNFVFVGGFKALGVVTKIVDEFFIDGIVMAVAKGTKCLGSAINSALNNNLSLMLRLVVLALAILLGFIFIV, encoded by the coding sequence ATGAATACGCTTTTTTTCACTGCACTTTTTGCACCTCTTGTTAGCGCCATAATTTCTGGAGCTTTTGGTGCTAACAGACGCTATCTAGCCCTTGGGGTGGTATCTAGCGTGCTTGTAGCTATAAGCGCAGTAGCTTCGTTATTGCTCCTTGCACACGTTTATAGTGGCTTTGAGGAGAGCGTTGGCTTGTTTAAATTTATAAGCGTTGGCTCAGTGGATATAAACTACGGCTTTATCATAGACAGCCTAAGCGTAACCATGATGTGCGTTGTTGGAGTGGTGGCTAGTGTAGTGCATATTTACTCCATAGGCTACATGAGCCATGACGCTGGTTTTAACCGCTTTTTTAGCTACCTTGGACTATTTGTCTTTTCTATGCTTGTGCTTGTAAGTAGCGATAATTTACTTGGACTATTTATAGGCTGGGAGGGTGTGGGCGTTTGCTCGTGGTTGCTTATTGGCTTTTGGTATGAGAAAAAAAGCGCAAGCTGGGCGGCAAATGAGGCATTTTTGGCAAACCGTGTAGCAGATCTTGCCATGCTTCTTGGAATTTTTCTTGCATTTACTCAGACTGGTTCGCTTAGATATGAGGAAATTTTTGCCTCTTTAAGCAGCATAGACGCACCAACTCTAACCCTCATAGCAGCACTTCTTTTCATCGGTGCTATGGGAAAGTCAGCGCAGTTTCCATTTCACACATGGCTAGCTGATGCGATGGAGGGACCCACTCCTGTATCAGCGCTCATTCACGCTGCGACTATGGTTACAGCTGGGGTTTATCTCGTATTGCGCGCACACCCTATCTTTGAACTTGCACCTGAAGTTAGTACATTTATAGCCTGCCTTGGGGCTTTTGTAGCGATTTTTGCGGCATCTATGGCTGTCGTTGAAAAGGACTTAAAACGTATAATCGCCTACTCTACGCTTAGTCAGCTTGGATATATGTTTGTCGCAGCTGGGCTTGGGGCTTACTGGGTGGCGCTATTCCATTTAGTTACCCATGCGTTTTTTAAATCCCTGCTGTTCTTAGGTGCTGGAAACGTAATGCACGCAATGCACGATGAGCTTAATATCCACAAAATGGGCGGGCTGTTTAAATTTATGCGTCCAACTGCGATTTTAATGGCGATTGGCTCAGTTGCGCTTTGTGGGATTTATCCATTTGCTGGCTTTTTCTCAAAGGATAAAATTCTCGAAGTCGCCTTTGCTAGCGGGCATAGTTTTATCTGGGCTGTGCTTTTAGCAGGCGCTGTGCTAACTGCATTTTATAGCTTTAGGCTTATTATGCTTGTATTTTTTGGCAAGTCTAAGTTTAGCTTTACTCCGCACGAGGCTCCAAATTTTATGCTAGTTGCACTCATTCCACTAGCTGGACTAGCTATATTTGCTGGATTTTTCGAGCATAGCTTTGAGCATTTTATTATGCTCAGCCTACCAAAGCTAAGCATAGACTTAGCTCACGATGAGGCGATAAAGCTTGTATTAATTACCAGTGGGCTTGTGATTGCTTCCATATTATTTGCCATTTTTGCCTACAAAAAAGAAATTTTCCCACCAAAGCTTGCAAATACTGGCATTTATAAGCTCCTAGCAAACGCCTATTATATACCACAAATTTATAACTTTGTCTTTGTAGGCGGCTTTAAAGCCCTTGGAGTAGTAACAAAAATAGTAGATGAGTTTTTCATAGATGGCATAGTAATGGCGGTGGCAAAAGGCACAAAATGCCTAGGTTCGGCTATAAATTCAGCCCTTAATAACAACCTAAGCCTAATGCTTAGACTTGTTGTGCTAGCTCTTGCAATTTTGCTTGGCTTTATATTTATCGTTTAA
- the nuoK gene encoding NADH-quinone oxidoreductase subunit NuoK, with amino-acid sequence MIGINHYLIVSGIMFTLGLVGVMKRQNLITLFFSAEILLNAVNIALVAISAYTGDTSGEIFAFFIIAVAAAEVAVGLGLLALWYKKTGSIEISSMKFLRNDA; translated from the coding sequence GTGATAGGGATTAATCACTACCTAATAGTATCTGGAATTATGTTTACCCTAGGTCTTGTAGGCGTGATGAAAAGACAGAATTTAATCACGCTATTTTTCTCAGCAGAGATACTTCTAAACGCTGTAAATATAGCCTTGGTGGCTATTTCAGCCTATACAGGAGATACAAGTGGTGAGATATTTGCCTTTTTTATTATAGCAGTCGCAGCTGCAGAGGTTGCAGTGGGGCTTGGGCTACTTGCACTTTGGTATAAAAAAACTGGCAGCATAGAGATTTCATCGATGAAATTTTTAAGGAATGACGCATGA
- a CDS encoding NADH-quinone oxidoreductase subunit J → MYEVIAFYIFSALALGCVSVSVFSKNILLALSALAAGMIFISALFFLLGAEFLGVVQIIVYTGAVMVLYAFSMMFFNVSSKLKEKKEYSIYLIAIFISILITAIFIAPTLAKSEITSTGEFSNIQMVGILLFSKYLLAFELTAVLLLIAMVAGIVLISKSKKESA, encoded by the coding sequence ATGTATGAAGTAATCGCATTTTATATTTTTAGCGCACTAGCACTTGGCTGTGTGAGCGTTAGCGTATTTAGTAAAAATATCCTACTGGCCCTAAGCGCACTAGCAGCTGGAATGATATTTATCTCTGCCCTGTTTTTCCTGCTTGGGGCTGAGTTTTTAGGAGTGGTGCAGATAATCGTCTACACGGGTGCAGTCATGGTACTATATGCTTTTAGCATGATGTTTTTTAACGTCTCAAGCAAGCTAAAAGAGAAAAAAGAGTACAGCATATACCTAATAGCAATCTTTATAAGCATACTTATCACAGCCATATTCATAGCCCCTACTCTAGCAAAGAGCGAAATAACAAGCACTGGGGAGTTTAGCAACATTCAAATGGTAGGCATATTGCTATTTAGTAAGTACCTGCTGGCCTTTGAGCTAACTGCCGTGCTGCTTCTTATTGCGATGGTTGCTGGCATAGTGCTAATATCAAAATCAAAAAAGGAGAGTGCGTGA
- the nuoI gene encoding NADH-quinone oxidoreductase subunit NuoI produces MYKFINPNYENSSNSERFFRLIKRTFKGELFVGLWVVLREMFKKRHTLNYPFEKLELSPRYRSVHRLMRFIESENERCIGCGLCEKICVSNCISMQTALGDDGRKKVINYSINYGRCVYCGDCADVCPELAIVHGREYEFASEQRAYFGYKDDLLTPLDKLKSQHEFPGYGSLPEFADRTVKKTPNAYVKIEQTPSSTPELENGISCVNKPTTEPSNV; encoded by the coding sequence ATGTATAAATTTATTAATCCAAATTACGAAAATAGCTCAAATAGCGAGCGTTTTTTTCGCCTAATAAAGCGCACCTTTAAAGGCGAGCTTTTTGTGGGACTTTGGGTCGTTTTAAGAGAGATGTTTAAAAAGCGACACACTCTAAATTATCCATTTGAAAAATTAGAGCTAAGTCCTAGGTATCGCTCGGTGCATAGGCTTATGCGCTTTATTGAGAGTGAAAACGAACGCTGCATAGGATGTGGGCTATGTGAGAAAATCTGCGTTAGCAACTGCATAAGCATGCAAACCGCACTCGGTGATGACGGACGAAAAAAGGTCATAAACTACTCCATAAACTACGGTCGCTGCGTATACTGCGGAGACTGCGCTGACGTATGTCCAGAGCTAGCGATAGTACATGGCAGAGAGTATGAGTTTGCTAGTGAGCAAAGGGCGTATTTTGGGTATAAAGATGATCTTTTAACCCCACTTGATAAGCTAAAGTCTCAGCACGAATTCCCAGGATATGGTAGCCTTCCTGAGTTTGCAGATAGGACGGTTAAAAAAACACCAAATGCCTACGTAAAAATAGAGCAGACCCCTAGTAGCACACCAGAGCTAGAAAATGGAATCTCTTGTGTAAACAAGCCAACAACGGAGCCGTCAAATGTATGA
- the nuoH gene encoding NADH-quinone oxidoreductase subunit NuoH, with protein sequence MSDSTFYIVETVIKSLLIVAVLASLAGLATYAERKVLAAMQRRVGPSMVGPAGILQIVADMIKLFTKEDIVPQHANKFIFLIAPLIAAVGAFASLAPVPFLPEFELFGHTVRPILADINVGLLYFLGVASVCVYSPLLAGLASYNKYSLIAAARAVMSLVSFEIISGISLLSVIMMVGSLSLIDINNYQSEGWLVFKQPLAFLLFWMATFVECNRTPFSLTENETELVAGFGTEYSGMRWGMFFIGEYTSMLASSIVIVLIFLGGFNPLWIIPGALALILKASVIFFFFLWTRAAWPHLRADQLMGFCYKVLLPLALANVLVTGFVLI encoded by the coding sequence ATGAGTGATAGCACTTTTTACATAGTAGAAACTGTGATAAAATCCCTGCTCATAGTAGCAGTGCTAGCCTCGCTGGCTGGGCTTGCTACGTATGCTGAGCGCAAGGTGCTAGCCGCTATGCAACGACGCGTGGGGCCATCTATGGTAGGGCCTGCTGGGATACTTCAGATAGTGGCCGATATGATAAAGCTCTTTACAAAAGAGGACATAGTCCCACAACACGCTAATAAATTTATTTTTTTAATAGCACCGCTAATTGCTGCTGTCGGAGCTTTTGCTAGCCTTGCGCCTGTGCCGTTTTTACCTGAGTTTGAACTTTTTGGACACACTGTGCGTCCTATTTTGGCTGATATAAACGTGGGGCTTTTGTACTTTTTGGGAGTAGCTAGCGTGTGTGTGTACTCTCCGCTTTTAGCAGGCCTAGCAAGCTATAATAAATACTCTCTAATCGCTGCTGCAAGGGCTGTTATGAGTCTTGTTAGCTTTGAGATAATTAGCGGCATTAGCCTGCTTTCAGTCATTATGATGGTTGGCTCGCTTTCATTAATTGATATAAACAACTACCAAAGCGAGGGCTGGCTGGTATTTAAGCAGCCGCTTGCTTTTTTGTTATTTTGGATGGCTACATTTGTAGAGTGTAACCGAACGCCATTTTCGCTAACCGAAAATGAAACTGAGCTAGTCGCTGGCTTTGGTACGGAGTATAGCGGTATGCGCTGGGGGATGTTTTTTATCGGAGAATACACCAGTATGCTAGCTTCTAGTATAGTTATAGTGCTTATATTTTTAGGTGGATTTAATCCCCTTTGGATAATCCCTGGTGCACTTGCGCTAATATTAAAAGCTAGCGTGATATTTTTCTTTTTCCTTTGGACTAGGGCAGCGTGGCCACACCTAAGAGCAGACCAGCTCATGGGCTTTTGCTATAAGGTATTATTGCCACTTGCTTTGGCTAATGTGTTAGTAACTGGTTTTGTGCTTATTTAG